One genomic region from Pelotomaculum isophthalicicum JI encodes:
- a CDS encoding hydrogenase iron-sulfur subunit — protein MSTGFKFTPKMLGIICNWCCYGGADLAGVSRFQYPPYIKLIRVMCSGRVDMEHVFRAFSKGADGVFVGGCHLNDCHYITNGNYDAYGMVQLCKKLMEHIGINPNRLRIEWVSAGEGIRFANIMNEFSVEIEKLGPLGKSEGIDENALKSKLEAVTNLVPYIRLVERERLRVPFRSEEEYQKFFTSDEFNRLFEETIAEKLSISQIVSLLREGPLTTGEIAKVLGLTPSEVSRHLNSSSRQRFVRYDEGLKCYALA, from the coding sequence ATGAGCACAGGTTTTAAGTTTACACCAAAGATGTTAGGTATAATATGCAATTGGTGCTGTTACGGAGGCGCTGACCTTGCTGGAGTTTCCCGTTTTCAATACCCCCCTTATATAAAGCTTATTAGGGTGATGTGCTCCGGCAGAGTCGACATGGAACATGTGTTTCGAGCCTTCTCAAAGGGAGCAGACGGGGTGTTTGTCGGCGGTTGTCATCTTAACGACTGTCATTATATTACTAATGGAAATTACGATGCATATGGCATGGTTCAGTTATGTAAAAAATTAATGGAGCACATAGGAATAAATCCCAATAGATTAAGGATTGAATGGGTATCTGCCGGTGAAGGAATCCGTTTTGCCAATATTATGAATGAATTCAGCGTGGAGATAGAGAAGTTAGGACCTCTTGGCAAAAGTGAAGGAATTGACGAAAATGCATTAAAGTCCAAACTTGAAGCAGTTACAAATCTAGTCCCTTACATTAGGCTGGTGGAAAGGGAGAGACTGAGAGTACCTTTCAGATCAGAGGAAGAGTATCAAAAATTTTTCACCAGTGACGAGTTCAACAGGTTGTTTGAAGAAACAATTGCAGAAAAATTGTCAATAAGCCAAATTGTCTCACTCTTGCGGGAAGGCCCCCTTACAACCGGAGAGATCGCTAAGGTTCTAGGCCTGACCCCGTCTGAAGTGTCAAGACACCTTAATAGTTCGTCAAGGCAAAGATTCGTAAGGTACGATGAAGGCCTGAAGTGTTATGCTCTCGCGTAA